The following are from one region of the Paenibacillus sp. JZ16 genome:
- a CDS encoding iron chelate uptake ABC transporter family permease subunit, with protein sequence MTYKAKLGLLAAAAIILVAVFLFIDLGGNWDYALPRRIKKVLAIILTGGAIALSTTVFQTVTNNRILTPSVMGLDSLYILIQTTVIFVFGSFTLYKLGSNVNFLINVGAMILFAGVLYKILFKREGNNIYFLLLIGMIFGTLFSSMSSFMEVLIDPNEFQFVADKMFASFNNVKTELLVLSVIVVALTLLYFARFAKYLNVLALGREQAINLGVNYDYVVKRLLIVVAVLISVATALVGPITFLGLLVVNVAYEVMKTYRHSYLIAASILISIIALVGGQLVVERVFTFSTTLSVIINFIGGVYFIYLLLKESKA encoded by the coding sequence ATGACTTATAAAGCCAAACTCGGCCTGTTGGCCGCAGCGGCAATCATCCTGGTGGCAGTCTTTCTGTTCATTGATCTTGGCGGCAATTGGGATTACGCGCTTCCGAGGAGAATCAAGAAGGTGCTTGCCATTATTCTGACCGGCGGAGCGATTGCTCTGTCTACCACGGTGTTTCAAACGGTCACGAATAACCGGATACTGACGCCTAGCGTTATGGGATTAGATTCCTTATATATACTGATCCAGACCACCGTCATCTTTGTCTTCGGATCCTTCACGCTGTACAAACTGGGCAGCAACGTTAACTTTCTGATCAACGTCGGCGCGATGATCCTGTTTGCCGGAGTCTTATATAAGATTCTGTTCAAAAGGGAAGGGAATAACATTTACTTCCTGCTGCTGATTGGCATGATCTTCGGAACCCTGTTCTCCAGCATGTCTTCCTTTATGGAAGTGCTGATTGACCCGAACGAGTTCCAGTTTGTAGCCGACAAAATGTTTGCCAGCTTTAACAATGTGAAGACCGAGCTTCTGGTCCTTTCCGTCATTGTCGTAGCGCTGACCTTGCTGTACTTTGCCCGATTTGCCAAGTACCTGAACGTGCTGGCACTAGGTCGTGAGCAGGCGATCAACCTCGGCGTGAATTATGATTATGTAGTGAAGCGGCTTCTGATTGTGGTTGCCGTTCTGATCTCGGTGGCTACCGCTTTGGTAGGTCCGATTACATTCCTCGGGCTCCTGGTGGTCAATGTTGCCTACGAAGTGATGAAGACATACAGGCATTCATATTTAATAGCAGCATCCATACTGATTAGCATTATTGCGCTGGTCGGCGGTCAATTGGTTGTAGAGCGGGTGTTCACGTTCTCTACAACGCTCAGCGTCATTATCAACTTCATCGGCGGTGTCTACTTCATATACCTGCTACTAAAGGAGAGTAAAGCATGA
- a CDS encoding siderophore ABC transporter substrate-binding protein: protein MKKWLALFMVAMFTLVLAACGQDDKTSGTGGGDAAGDPPAATEEITITHQLGETPVKKNPSRVVVFDFGILDSVDKLGIEVLGVPQANIPAYLSKFEDKKYENVGSLKEPDFEKINSINPDLIIISGRQQDAYEELSKIAPTIFLGVDTSKYMESFKANMNTLGQIFDKEAEVEKELVTIDENIKALNEKATATGKKALIILANEGKISAYGPGSRFGILHDVFGFGAVDPNIEVSTHGKDISNEYIVEMNPDYLFVVDRGAAVATGEGASGAKAVVENELVNTTNAAKEGNIVYLNPDFWYLSGGGLTSVSEMITEVDAAIK, encoded by the coding sequence ATGAAAAAATGGTTGGCTTTATTTATGGTAGCAATGTTCACGCTCGTACTCGCGGCTTGTGGTCAAGACGATAAAACAAGCGGCACGGGTGGCGGAGATGCAGCTGGAGATCCACCGGCTGCCACTGAAGAAATCACGATTACCCATCAACTGGGTGAAACGCCTGTTAAGAAGAATCCTTCCCGCGTTGTTGTTTTCGATTTTGGTATCCTGGACTCTGTCGATAAATTAGGTATTGAGGTTCTGGGCGTTCCACAAGCGAACATCCCGGCCTACCTGTCCAAATTCGAAGACAAGAAATACGAGAATGTGGGCAGTCTGAAGGAGCCTGACTTTGAGAAAATCAACAGCATTAACCCGGATCTGATCATCATTTCCGGCAGACAGCAAGATGCGTATGAGGAGCTCAGCAAAATTGCTCCAACCATCTTCCTGGGTGTTGATACAAGCAAATACATGGAATCCTTTAAAGCAAACATGAACACGCTGGGTCAAATCTTTGATAAAGAAGCAGAAGTTGAAAAAGAGCTTGTTACGATCGACGAGAACATCAAAGCATTGAATGAGAAAGCTACAGCTACCGGTAAGAAAGCATTGATCATCTTGGCTAACGAAGGCAAAATCAGTGCATACGGACCGGGTTCCCGCTTCGGCATTCTGCATGACGTGTTCGGTTTCGGAGCTGTAGATCCTAACATCGAAGTCAGCACACATGGTAAAGACATTTCGAATGAGTACATCGTTGAGATGAACCCGGATTATCTCTTTGTTGTCGACCGCGGTGCAGCGGTTGCCACGGGCGAAGGAGCTTCAGGTGCTAAAGCGGTTGTTGAGAACGAGCTTGTGAATACAACGAACGCGGCAAAAGAGGGTAACATCGTTTACTTGAACCCGGATTTCTGGTATCTTTCCGGCGGCGGCCTGACGTCGGTATCCGAAATGATCACGGAAGTAGACGCAGCTATTAAATAA
- a CDS encoding iron ABC transporter ATP-binding protein → MIQVTNVSKVYGGKKVVDNVSVTIPKGQITSFIGPNGAGKSTLLSMISRLTGKDSGQITVDGKEVSQWKSGDLAKKVSILKQSNHISLRLTVRELVSFGRFPYSQGRLNAEDEKYVDEAISYMELGDMQHKYLHQLSGGQTQRAYIAMVIAQNTEYILLDEPLNNLDMKHSVQIMKILRKLVADLNKTIVIVIHDINFASFYSDYIVALKDGAIESEGKTENIIQSNVLRGIYDMDIEIEEINDNRVCVYYG, encoded by the coding sequence ATGATCCAGGTTACGAACGTATCGAAAGTCTATGGCGGCAAAAAAGTCGTTGATAACGTGTCCGTTACGATCCCGAAAGGTCAAATCACTTCCTTTATCGGTCCGAACGGTGCCGGCAAGAGTACGTTGCTGTCCATGATTAGCAGATTAACAGGCAAGGACAGCGGACAAATTACGGTGGACGGTAAAGAGGTTAGCCAATGGAAGAGCGGCGATCTGGCGAAGAAGGTTTCGATTCTGAAACAATCCAACCATATCAGCCTCCGTCTGACGGTGCGTGAGCTTGTATCCTTTGGTCGTTTTCCTTACTCTCAGGGTAGATTGAACGCGGAAGACGAGAAATACGTAGATGAGGCTATCTCTTATATGGAGCTTGGGGATATGCAGCATAAATATCTTCATCAGCTCAGCGGCGGCCAGACCCAGCGTGCTTACATAGCGATGGTCATCGCCCAGAATACTGAGTATATCCTGTTGGATGAGCCACTAAACAATCTGGACATGAAACACTCCGTACAGATTATGAAGATTCTCAGAAAGCTTGTCGCTGATCTGAACAAGACGATTGTCATTGTTATTCATGACATCAATTTCGCTTCGTTCTATTCGGATTACATCGTGGCATTGAAGGATGGAGCCATTGAAAGCGAAGGGAAGACCGAGAATATCATTCAGAGCAATGTGCTTCGCGGAATCTATGACATGGACATTGAGATCGAAGAGATTAATGACAATCGGGTGTGCGTATACTACGGCTAA